In Halorubrum sp. BV1, the following proteins share a genomic window:
- a CDS encoding SPFH domain-containing protein — translation MGPITLQSGLGFGLVSVGLLFLFLAIITLWQSVEIVDAYEKKTLTVFGEYRKLLEPGINLIPPFVSRTYPFDMRTQTLDVPRQEAITRDNSPVTADAVVYIKVMDAKKAFLEVDDYKKAVSNLAQTTLRAVLGDMELDDTLNKRQEINAKIRKELDEPTDEWGIRVESVEVREVNPSKDVQQAMEQQTSAERRRRAMILEAQGERRSAVEQAEGDKQSNIIR, via the coding sequence ATGGGCCCGATTACCCTCCAATCCGGTCTCGGCTTTGGGCTGGTGAGCGTCGGTCTGCTCTTTTTGTTTCTGGCGATCATCACCCTGTGGCAATCGGTCGAGATCGTCGACGCCTACGAGAAGAAGACGCTCACGGTGTTCGGCGAGTACCGGAAGCTGCTCGAACCGGGCATCAACCTCATCCCGCCGTTCGTCTCCCGCACGTACCCGTTCGACATGCGGACGCAGACGCTCGACGTCCCCCGCCAAGAGGCGATCACGCGGGACAACTCGCCGGTCACCGCGGATGCGGTCGTCTACATCAAGGTGATGGACGCGAAGAAGGCGTTTCTCGAAGTGGACGACTACAAGAAGGCCGTCTCGAACCTGGCACAGACCACGCTGCGCGCGGTCCTCGGCGACATGGAACTCGACGACACGCTGAACAAGCGCCAAGAGATCAACGCGAAGATCCGCAAGGAGTTAGACGAGCCGACCGACGAGTGGGGGATCCGCGTGGAGAGCGTCGAGGTCCGCGAGGTCAACCCCTCGAAGGACGTCCAGCAGGCGATGGAACAACAGACTTCCGCCGAGCGCCGCCGCCGCGCGATGATCTTGGAGGCGCAGGGAGAGCGTCGCTCCGCGGTCGAGCAGGCGGAGGGTGACAAGCAGTCGAACATCATCCG